Proteins co-encoded in one Campylobacter concisus genomic window:
- a CDS encoding LPP20 family lipoprotein translates to MKVKILSFALMIAIFGGCSFNGFMGEPTSTSNRNVVIQKVDKDDLREVMKKEKMIYDSAPKETTFRATGEGIAPLNSLSYAQSVTLAKRAAMADAYSQLAGKLYGVKINAEDTVRDAMLNDSSITSKVQGLVKNARIVNENFKDGLYKVNMELKIDEDKWREVFSY, encoded by the coding sequence ATGAAGGTTAAAATTTTATCTTTTGCTTTAATGATCGCTATTTTTGGTGGTTGCTCATTTAACGGCTTTATGGGCGAGCCAACTAGCACATCAAACCGCAACGTAGTCATCCAAAAGGTCGATAAAGACGATCTTAGAGAGGTGATGAAAAAAGAGAAGATGATATATGATAGTGCTCCAAAAGAGACCACTTTTAGAGCCACAGGCGAGGGCATAGCTCCGCTAAATTCGCTCTCATACGCTCAATCAGTCACTCTTGCAAAAAGAGCGGCGATGGCGGATGCTTATTCGCAGCTTGCTGGCAAGCTTTATGGCGTAAAGATTAACGCTGAAGACACCGTAAGAGACGCGATGCTAAACGACTCATCTATCACTTCAAAGGTTCAAGGTCTTGTCAAAAACGCAAGGATCGTGAATGAAAATTTCAAAGACGGGCTTTATAAGGTAAATATGGAGCTTAAGATAGACGAAGATAAGTGGCGAGAAGTCTTTTCTTACTAA
- the gyrA gene encoding DNA gyrase subunit A, producing the protein MKDNLLELTQDIASVDIEESIKTSYLDYSMSVIVGRALPDARDGLKPVHRRILYAMDNLGVGSRSAYMKSARIVGEVIGKYHPHGDTAVYDALVRMAQKFSMRYPVVDGQGNFGSIDGDSAAAMRYTEARMTMLTEELLKDIDKDTVDFVPNYDDREVEPDVLPSRVPNLLLNGSSGIAVGMATNIPPHSLDELIDGLLLLLENKEATLEEIMEFIKGPDFPTGGIIFGKKGIIEAYRTGRGRVKLRAKTHIEKKPNKDVIVIDELPYQTNKARLIEQIAELVKDKQIDGISEVRDESDKDGIRVVIELKRDAMSDIVLNNLFKSTTMESTFGVIMLAINNKEPKVFNLIELLKLFLNHRKTVIIRRTIFELEKARARAHILEGLKIALDNIDEVIELIRNSADTAVAREGLMSKFNLSELQANAILDMRLSKLTGLEREKLEAELAELMAEIARLDEILKSETLLENLIKEELLEIKNKFKVPRVTEIVDDYDDIDIEDLIPNENMVVTITHRGYIKRVPSKQYEKQKRGGKGKVAVTTYDDDFIESFFTSNTHDTLMFVTDRGQLYWLKVYKIPEGSRTAKGKAVVNLIQLQPDEKIKAIIPTTDFDESKSLAFFTKNGIVKRTNLSEFKNIRSVGVRAISLDENDELVTALIAQTYDDMPVTDPENELSVETEVLEVEELQNEIDEDNVNVEEDANSGDETMLFVVTKKGMCLKFKISKVRQMGRTARGVTGIKFKEPGDEVVGAAVIESNDQEILSISQKGIGKRTTADEYRLTNRGGKGVICMKLTSRTGDLVGVVMVDEEQDLMALTSSGKMIRVDMQTIRKAGRNTSGVIVVNVDGDDVVSIARCPKADDGEDEEEAPNEDMGLLE; encoded by the coding sequence ATGAAAGACAATCTACTTGAATTAACCCAAGATATCGCATCTGTTGATATCGAAGAGTCTATAAAAACTAGCTATCTTGACTACTCCATGAGCGTCATCGTCGGACGTGCTTTGCCTGACGCTAGAGATGGATTAAAGCCAGTTCACAGAAGAATTTTATACGCTATGGATAACCTTGGCGTTGGCAGCAGAAGCGCTTACATGAAGTCAGCTCGTATCGTCGGTGAAGTCATCGGTAAGTACCATCCACACGGTGATACGGCAGTTTATGACGCGCTTGTTCGTATGGCTCAGAAATTTTCTATGCGTTATCCAGTCGTTGACGGACAAGGAAACTTTGGCTCAATAGACGGCGACAGCGCTGCTGCGATGCGTTATACTGAAGCTAGAATGACAATGCTTACCGAAGAGCTTTTAAAAGATATCGACAAAGATACGGTTGATTTTGTGCCAAACTATGACGATAGAGAGGTCGAACCAGATGTACTTCCAAGCCGTGTGCCAAATTTATTATTAAACGGCTCAAGCGGTATCGCTGTTGGTATGGCGACAAATATCCCACCACACAGCCTTGATGAGCTAATAGATGGTCTTTTACTCCTTCTTGAAAATAAAGAAGCGACACTTGAAGAGATAATGGAATTTATCAAAGGCCCAGACTTTCCAACTGGTGGTATCATCTTTGGCAAAAAAGGCATAATAGAGGCCTACCGTACAGGTCGTGGTAGAGTCAAACTAAGAGCCAAAACTCACATAGAAAAAAAGCCAAATAAAGACGTCATAGTAATTGACGAGCTACCATATCAAACAAATAAAGCAAGGCTTATTGAGCAAATCGCTGAGCTCGTAAAAGATAAGCAGATAGATGGCATCAGCGAGGTTAGAGATGAGTCTGACAAAGACGGCATCCGCGTCGTCATCGAGTTAAAACGTGACGCTATGAGCGATATCGTGCTAAATAATCTCTTTAAATCAACCACGATGGAGAGCACTTTTGGCGTTATTATGCTTGCTATTAATAACAAAGAGCCAAAGGTATTTAACCTTATTGAGCTACTTAAGCTATTTTTAAATCACAGAAAAACGGTCATCATTAGAAGAACGATATTTGAGCTTGAAAAAGCGCGCGCAAGAGCCCACATCTTAGAGGGTCTAAAGATCGCACTTGATAACATCGACGAGGTGATAGAGCTTATTAGAAATAGTGCTGATACAGCGGTTGCTAGAGAAGGCTTGATGAGTAAATTTAACCTCTCAGAGCTTCAAGCAAACGCTATCCTTGATATGCGTCTAAGCAAGCTTACAGGCCTAGAGAGAGAAAAACTAGAGGCCGAGCTAGCCGAGCTTATGGCTGAGATTGCAAGACTTGATGAAATTTTAAAGAGCGAGACATTGCTTGAAAATTTGATCAAAGAAGAGCTTCTTGAAATCAAAAATAAATTTAAAGTACCAAGAGTTACTGAGATTGTTGATGACTACGATGATATCGATATCGAAGATCTCATACCAAATGAAAATATGGTCGTAACTATAACCCACCGAGGTTACATCAAGCGTGTGCCAAGCAAGCAGTACGAGAAGCAAAAGCGTGGCGGTAAGGGCAAAGTAGCGGTCACGACATACGATGATGACTTTATAGAGAGCTTCTTTACTTCAAATACCCATGATACGCTTATGTTTGTGACTGACCGCGGACAGCTCTACTGGCTAAAAGTCTATAAGATCCCAGAGGGAAGCCGCACAGCAAAAGGCAAAGCAGTTGTAAATTTGATCCAGTTGCAGCCTGATGAGAAGATCAAAGCGATCATCCCAACGACCGACTTTGACGAGAGTAAATCGTTAGCGTTCTTTACTAAAAACGGCATCGTAAAACGCACAAATTTAAGCGAGTTTAAAAACATTCGCTCAGTTGGCGTAAGAGCGATCAGCCTTGATGAGAACGACGAGCTAGTAACTGCGCTCATCGCTCAAACATATGATGATATGCCAGTGACTGACCCTGAAAATGAGCTAAGCGTAGAGACAGAGGTGCTTGAAGTTGAAGAGCTTCAAAATGAGATCGATGAAGATAATGTAAATGTCGAAGAGGACGCAAACTCAGGTGATGAGACAATGCTATTTGTTGTTACTAAAAAGGGTATGTGCCTTAAATTTAAGATCAGCAAGGTTCGCCAAATGGGAAGAACCGCACGCGGCGTAACTGGTATCAAATTTAAAGAGCCAGGCGATGAGGTCGTAGGTGCAGCAGTAATTGAAAGCAATGATCAAGAAATTTTAAGCATATCTCAAAAAGGTATCGGCAAGCGCACAACCGCTGATGAGTACCGCTTGACAAACCGCGGAGGCAAAGGCGTCATCTGCATGAAACTAACAAGCAGAACAGGCGATCTAGTGGGCGTTGTGATGGTTGATGAAGAGCAAGATCTAATGGCTCTGACATCAAGCGGCAAGATGATCAGAGTTGATATGCAAACCATCCGAAAAGCAGGACGTAATACAAGCGGTGTGATCGTCGTAAATGTCGATGGCGATGATGTTGTAAGTATCGCAAGATGCCCTAAGGCAGATGATGGCGAGGATGAGGAAGAAGCACCAAACGAAGATATGGGGCTTTTGGAATAA
- a CDS encoding SseB family protein translates to MQEAMDKFLSDPCQQNEINLIAALKKASFFAPVLLNQALAKPDGGVVYEEEGSNIKFILLEDEGEKLSYFPAFTSKEAMKLWRNDSEQESIEIGLKEYLAMLKESSYAGVVIDAFSYDFILKKEQIARILD, encoded by the coding sequence ATGCAAGAAGCGATGGATAAATTTTTAAGTGATCCTTGCCAGCAAAATGAGATAAATTTGATAGCGGCTTTAAAAAAAGCTAGCTTTTTTGCTCCGGTGCTTTTAAACCAAGCGCTCGCAAAGCCTGATGGTGGCGTCGTTTATGAGGAGGAGGGCTCAAATATCAAATTTATCCTGCTTGAAGATGAGGGTGAGAAGCTTAGCTATTTTCCGGCATTTACTAGCAAAGAGGCGATGAAGCTTTGGCGAAATGATAGCGAGCAAGAGAGCATTGAGATAGGGCTAAAAGAGTATCTTGCGATGCTAAAAGAGAGCAGCTACGCTGGAGTTGTGATAGATGCATTTAGCTATGATTTTATTCTTAAAAAAGAGCAGATAGCAAGAATTTTAGACTAA
- the gmhA gene encoding D-sedoheptulose 7-phosphate isomerase: MLKTMIKNELEAHQKTFSEHVNLLDSLERACQMVADTLKNGKKVLICGNGGSAADAQHFAAELTGRYKSERQPLPGIALTTDTSALTAIGNDYGFDYVFSRQFEALAQSGDLLVAISTSGNSKNVLEAIKSAKKMGASVLGLSGKGGGAMNEGCDLNLVVSSSDTARIQESHIFFIHTICQAVDEAFRS; this comes from the coding sequence ATGCTAAAAACAATGATAAAAAATGAGCTCGAGGCTCACCAAAAGACCTTTAGCGAGCATGTAAATTTGCTTGATAGCCTAGAGCGTGCTTGCCAGATGGTGGCTGATACGCTAAAAAATGGCAAAAAGGTGCTGATATGTGGCAACGGCGGCTCTGCGGCGGACGCTCAACACTTTGCAGCCGAGCTAACTGGTAGATATAAAAGCGAGCGCCAGCCACTACCAGGCATCGCGCTAACCACCGATACTTCGGCACTTACAGCCATTGGCAACGACTACGGCTTTGACTACGTTTTCTCACGCCAGTTTGAGGCCTTAGCTCAGTCAGGCGACTTGCTCGTGGCGATCTCAACTAGTGGCAATAGCAAAAACGTCCTTGAAGCTATAAAAAGTGCCAAGAAAATGGGCGCATCAGTGCTTGGGCTTAGCGGTAAAGGCGGTGGTGCGATGAATGAGGGGTGTGATCTAAATTTAGTCGTTAGCTCAAGCGATACCGCAAGGATACAAGAGTCGCACATATTTTTTATTCACACGATCTGCCAGGCCGTAGATGAGGCTTTTAGGAGCTAA
- the rfaE1 gene encoding D-glycero-beta-D-manno-heptose-7-phosphate kinase, which yields MAKKVKILVVGDLMLDHYIWGSCDRISPEAPVQVVKINNETYTLGGAGNVVRNLLSLGANVSVASVLGDDEAGKKIKERLAELNVKDELILTEKGRESSIKSRIMASHQQVVRIDKESVVKINLEDELVLKVKENLANFKAVLLSDYGKGVLSEKVCQEIINECVRLNIPVLIDPKGSDYSKYKNATLLTPNKKEASEATNLNIKDKAELEKAIKQLKDELNLTYSIITISEEGIALYDDRLHIFAAKAKEVFDVTGAGDTVLATLGYMLANGADIKEAIKIANLAAAVVVAKIGSATASFSEIEQLLNSSFGANFEHKLKSVEELEEILSQKGKKKVVFTNGCFDILHAGHVKYLARARELGDLLVVGLNSDASVKRLKGEARPINSQDDRACVLSGLGFVDYVVIFDEDTPLNLITKIKPDVLVKGADYKGKEVVGSEIVKEVRLIDFVEGKSTTGIIKRIKDAKNNDKK from the coding sequence ATGGCTAAAAAAGTTAAAATTTTAGTCGTTGGCGATCTCATGCTAGATCACTACATCTGGGGTAGCTGCGACCGTATCTCGCCAGAAGCGCCGGTCCAGGTAGTAAAGATAAATAACGAAACCTACACGCTTGGTGGTGCTGGCAACGTGGTGAGAAATTTACTCTCTCTTGGCGCAAATGTGAGCGTGGCTAGCGTCTTAGGAGATGATGAGGCCGGCAAAAAGATAAAAGAGAGGCTCGCTGAGCTAAACGTAAAAGATGAGCTCATACTCACCGAAAAAGGACGCGAAAGCTCGATAAAAAGCCGTATCATGGCATCGCACCAGCAAGTTGTCAGGATCGATAAAGAGAGCGTTGTCAAGATAAATTTAGAAGATGAGCTCGTCTTGAAAGTCAAAGAAAACCTTGCAAATTTTAAGGCCGTCTTGCTAAGTGACTACGGCAAAGGCGTGCTTAGCGAAAAGGTCTGCCAAGAGATCATAAACGAGTGCGTGAGGCTAAATATCCCAGTGCTTATCGATCCAAAAGGTAGCGACTACTCAAAATACAAAAACGCAACCCTTCTAACACCAAATAAAAAAGAGGCGAGTGAGGCTACAAATTTAAATATAAAAGATAAGGCCGAGCTTGAAAAGGCGATAAAACAGCTAAAAGATGAGCTAAATTTGACCTATTCGATCATCACGATCTCAGAAGAGGGCATCGCGCTATACGACGATAGGCTGCACATCTTTGCCGCTAAAGCAAAAGAGGTCTTTGACGTCACTGGCGCTGGAGATACGGTGCTTGCTACACTTGGCTACATGCTAGCAAACGGAGCTGATATAAAAGAGGCGATAAAGATAGCAAACCTCGCAGCAGCCGTCGTCGTGGCAAAGATAGGCAGCGCAACAGCTAGTTTTAGTGAGATCGAGCAGCTGCTAAATAGCTCATTTGGAGCAAATTTCGAGCACAAGCTTAAAAGCGTTGAGGAGTTAGAGGAAATTTTGAGCCAAAAGGGCAAGAAAAAGGTCGTTTTCACAAACGGCTGCTTTGATATCTTGCACGCTGGACACGTAAAATACCTAGCGCGCGCAAGGGAGCTTGGCGATCTTTTGGTAGTTGGGCTAAATTCAGACGCTTCAGTTAAGAGGCTAAAAGGTGAGGCTAGGCCTATAAACTCGCAAGATGATAGAGCCTGCGTGCTAAGCGGGCTTGGATTTGTCGATTATGTCGTGATATTTGATGAGGATACGCCATTAAATTTGATAACAAAGATAAAGCCTGACGTGCTTGTAAAAGGGGCTGATTACAAGGGCAAAGAGGTCGTTGGCAGTGAGATCGTAAAAGAGGTCAGGCTGATTGATTTTGTCGAGGGCAAAAGCACAACAGGGATAATAAAAAGGATAAAAGATGCTAAAAACAATGATAAAAAATGA
- the rfaD gene encoding ADP-glyceromanno-heptose 6-epimerase, with protein MNLNGKKIVITGGAGFIGSALAHYFDENYKDAHVLVVDKFRNDETFSNGNLKSFGHFKNLLGFRGEIYAGDINDSSTLEKIKSFRPDVIYHEAAISDTTVKEQDELIKTNVNAFVNLLDICESLGAKMIYASSGATYGNAKSPQTVGECEAPNNVYGFSKLSMDNINKIYAKRGVSVVGLRYFNVFGKGEFFKNKTASMVLQFGLQILAGKTPRLFEGSDQIKRDFVYIKDIIDANIKALDAPSGVYNAATGKARSFQDIADILQREIGVNLGNEYIKNPFIGSYQFHTEADVAPAREAFGFSATWSLEEAIKDYLPEIKRIYKEELNG; from the coding sequence ATGAATTTAAATGGAAAAAAAATAGTTATAACTGGCGGTGCTGGCTTTATCGGCTCAGCCTTGGCGCATTATTTTGATGAAAATTACAAAGACGCTCACGTGCTTGTCGTGGATAAATTTAGAAACGACGAGACATTTAGCAACGGCAACCTAAAAAGCTTTGGCCATTTTAAAAATTTACTAGGCTTTAGGGGCGAAATTTACGCCGGCGACATCAACGATTCTAGCACGCTTGAAAAGATAAAGAGCTTTCGCCCAGACGTCATCTACCACGAGGCAGCGATCTCAGATACGACCGTAAAAGAGCAAGACGAGCTAATAAAAACAAATGTAAATGCCTTTGTAAATTTGCTCGATATCTGCGAGAGTTTGGGGGCAAAGATGATTTACGCTAGCTCAGGTGCCACTTATGGCAACGCAAAGAGCCCACAAACCGTTGGTGAGTGCGAAGCGCCAAATAACGTTTATGGTTTTAGCAAGCTAAGCATGGATAATATCAATAAAATTTACGCAAAGCGCGGCGTGAGCGTGGTTGGACTGAGGTATTTTAATGTCTTTGGCAAGGGCGAGTTTTTCAAAAACAAAACTGCCTCGATGGTGCTTCAGTTTGGCTTGCAAATTTTAGCTGGCAAGACCCCAAGACTCTTTGAGGGCAGCGACCAGATCAAACGTGACTTTGTTTACATAAAAGATATCATTGACGCAAACATAAAAGCACTTGATGCGCCAAGTGGTGTCTATAACGCAGCTACTGGCAAGGCAAGGAGCTTTCAAGATATCGCTGACATCTTGCAGCGAGAGATTGGCGTAAATTTAGGCAACGAATACATCAAAAACCCATTTATCGGCTCATATCAGTTTCACACCGAGGCCGACGTAGCACCAGCTCGTGAGGCATTTGGCTTTAGTGCAACTTGGAGCTTAGAAGAGGCGATAAAAGACTACTTGCCAGAGATAAAGAGAATTTATAAGGAAGAGCTAAATGGCTAA
- the gmhB gene encoding D-glycero-beta-D-manno-heptose 1,7-bisphosphate 7-phosphatase, whose amino-acid sequence MNKNEPIKALFLDRDGVINEDAGYVYEIKDFKFIDGIFDALREFAGAGYKLFIVTNQSGIGRGYYTQEQFDTLNKFMLEIFKKEQIFITKVYFCPHAPEADCACRKPNPKMILDAKDEFNIDLENSLMIGDKPSDVEAGKRAGVGRNFLLNGINFKNVRDVLNKLKKEKSL is encoded by the coding sequence ATGAATAAAAATGAGCCTATTAAAGCACTTTTTCTGGATCGAGACGGCGTAATAAACGAAGATGCTGGATATGTTTACGAGATAAAAGACTTTAAATTTATCGATGGCATTTTTGATGCGTTAAGAGAATTTGCTGGGGCTGGCTATAAACTCTTTATCGTGACAAATCAATCAGGTATCGGAAGAGGCTACTATACGCAGGAGCAGTTTGATACTCTAAATAAATTTATGCTTGAAATTTTCAAAAAAGAGCAAATTTTTATCACCAAAGTCTACTTTTGCCCACATGCCCCAGAGGCGGATTGCGCTTGCAGAAAGCCAAATCCAAAAATGATACTTGATGCAAAAGATGAGTTTAACATCGACCTTGAAAACTCGCTCATGATAGGCGATAAGCCAAGCGACGTCGAGGCTGGCAAAAGAGCAGGTGTGGGCAGAAATTTCTTACTTAATGGCATAAATTTTAAAAATGTAAGAGATGTTTTAAATAAGCTAAAAAAGGAAAAATCACTATGA
- a CDS encoding c-type cytochrome, with amino-acid sequence MKKLLIVSSVAALLSTAAFAADGAAIYKKCIACHGAKAEKIFNNKVPALTSLDAAAIEEALKGYKTGANKFGLGAMMKPIATPMSDEDAKAVAEYIQTLK; translated from the coding sequence ATGAAAAAATTACTAATTGTTTCTAGCGTTGCAGCTCTACTTTCAACTGCTGCCTTTGCTGCAGATGGTGCTGCTATCTACAAAAAATGCATCGCCTGTCATGGTGCAAAAGCTGAAAAAATATTTAATAATAAAGTTCCAGCTTTAACATCTCTTGATGCAGCAGCTATCGAAGAGGCACTAAAGGGTTATAAAACAGGAGCAAATAAATTTGGTCTTGGCGCTATGATGAAACCAATCGCTACTCCAATGAGTGACGAAGATGCAAAAGCAGTAGCTGAATACATCCAAACTTTAAAATAA
- a CDS encoding tyrosine-type recombinase/integrase — protein MKQRLEIAKSVSKIEARKLFTEIRDDQVLRMAYYWVSQGAYDNCKDLPLNKCPITHLNHDTANRMWWAVKNHLGYKGENNTHGLYVLRHTVASRLVSLKGFNAHKLMAFMGHADIKSSLHYVHLNVDDIRDGVGVGA, from the coding sequence ATAAAGCAACGCTTAGAAATAGCTAAGAGCGTAAGTAAAATAGAGGCACGCAAACTCTTTACTGAAATAAGAGACGACCAAGTGCTTCGTATGGCTTACTACTGGGTATCTCAAGGGGCTTATGATAACTGCAAAGACCTACCCTTAAACAAGTGCCCTATAACTCATCTAAACCACGATACAGCAAATCGTATGTGGTGGGCTGTAAAAAACCATCTAGGATATAAGGGAGAAAACAACACTCACGGACTATACGTATTACGCCATACAGTGGCTTCTAGGTTAGTGAGTTTGAAGGGATTTAATGCTCATAAACTGATGGCTTTTATGGGTCATGCAGATATTAAAAGTAGTTTACACTACGTTCATCTCAATGTTGATGATATACGTGATGGTGTGGGGGTTGGTGCTTAG
- a CDS encoding DNA translocase FtsK 4TM domain-containing protein encodes MKLKRAIISLFYKGSKILRHILFTIFVCIFIYFGIATAAPTADFVGSLGQSLGILNIKYFGLIAYVYPFLLIILGYFVYKNFKKFDFDFAQFLVGIFLFFVAFLMFQALSASSINGGIIGNFIVSALKEVIGSIGTAVAILMMFIISLGLAFRENFIIVLRKAFVDKEIKVHEERNLKELKQKQLPKIERKRQKNNDIKEEELIEAQVLNDDEQNLDEELESEPEKESRASTINGVEILNEVAENKKLLDQIERGNVEKPKNFVLPPLKFLNDPPKRSHSVNETEIDQQISNLLDKLRKFKIDGDVVRTYTGPIVTTFEFRPAPHIKVSKILTLQDDLAMALKAQTIRIQAPIPGKDVVGIEVPNQNLETIYLKEILESEVFKNASSPLTMALGKDIVGAPFVTDLKKLPHLLIAGTTGSGKSVGINAMLLSLLYRNSPQTLRLMMIDPKMLEFSIYNDIPHLLTPVITEAKKAIIALANMVAEMERRYKIMSQTRTKNIESYNEKMKEEGGEQFPYIVVIIDELADLMMTSGKDVELYIGRLAQMARASGIHLIVATQRPSVDVVTGLIKANLPSRISYRVGQRIDSKVILDQMGAESLLGRGDMLFTPPGSPGVIRLHAPFASEKEIETVVNFLKEQQDVVYDEKFLIEEGTSGSVAAGTLGEDELDELYEEAKEIILSEQKTSISYLQRRLKIGYNKAANIIEQMEKMGVLSPVNAKGQREIL; translated from the coding sequence ATTAAACTCAAGCGTGCTATAATAAGCCTTTTTTATAAAGGATCTAAAATTTTACGACATATCTTATTTACAATTTTTGTTTGCATTTTTATATATTTTGGTATCGCTACAGCTGCTCCAACTGCTGATTTTGTTGGCTCGCTTGGACAAAGCCTTGGTATCTTAAATATCAAATATTTTGGACTTATCGCGTATGTTTATCCATTTTTATTGATCATTTTGGGCTATTTTGTCTATAAAAATTTTAAGAAATTTGACTTTGATTTTGCTCAGTTTTTAGTAGGAATTTTCCTCTTTTTTGTAGCTTTTTTGATGTTTCAAGCCTTGAGTGCTTCGAGCATAAATGGCGGTATAATTGGGAATTTTATAGTTAGTGCTTTAAAAGAGGTGATCGGCTCTATCGGCACTGCTGTTGCTATACTTATGATGTTTATTATCTCACTTGGGCTTGCTTTTAGGGAAAATTTTATCATTGTTTTAAGAAAGGCTTTTGTAGATAAAGAGATAAAAGTCCATGAAGAGAGAAATTTAAAAGAGTTAAAACAAAAACAACTTCCAAAAATCGAACGCAAAAGACAAAAGAATAATGATATAAAAGAAGAAGAGCTTATAGAAGCTCAGGTGCTAAATGATGATGAACAGAATTTAGATGAAGAGCTAGAGTCTGAGCCAGAAAAAGAGAGCAGAGCCTCAACTATAAACGGAGTTGAAATTTTAAACGAAGTGGCTGAGAACAAGAAGTTGCTTGATCAAATAGAGCGAGGAAATGTGGAAAAGCCAAAGAATTTTGTCTTGCCACCGCTTAAATTTTTAAACGATCCGCCAAAACGCTCGCATAGTGTCAATGAAACGGAAATCGATCAACAAATTTCTAATTTGCTTGATAAGCTCCGTAAGTTTAAAATAGACGGAGATGTGGTTAGAACTTATACTGGGCCTATCGTCACGACATTTGAGTTTCGTCCAGCCCCACATATCAAGGTAAGTAAAATCCTTACTTTGCAAGATGACCTAGCGATGGCACTAAAGGCTCAAACGATCCGTATCCAAGCGCCGATCCCTGGTAAAGATGTGGTAGGCATCGAGGTACCAAATCAAAATTTAGAAACTATATATCTAAAAGAAATTTTAGAGAGCGAAGTCTTTAAAAATGCGAGCAGTCCGCTAACCATGGCTCTTGGTAAGGATATCGTTGGTGCCCCTTTTGTGACCGACCTTAAAAAACTACCTCATTTGCTAATCGCTGGAACTACAGGATCTGGCAAAAGTGTGGGTATAAATGCGATGCTTTTAAGCTTGCTTTATAGAAATAGCCCGCAAACTTTGCGCCTAATGATGATCGATCCAAAAATGCTTGAATTTAGCATATATAACGACATCCCACACCTTTTGACTCCGGTTATCACAGAGGCCAAAAAGGCGATCATTGCACTTGCCAATATGGTCGCTGAGATGGAGCGAAGATATAAGATAATGAGCCAAACTCGTACGAAAAATATAGAGAGCTACAATGAAAAGATGAAAGAGGAAGGCGGCGAGCAGTTCCCATACATCGTTGTGATTATCGATGAGCTAGCCGATCTTATGATGACTAGTGGCAAGGATGTGGAGCTTTATATCGGCCGCCTAGCGCAGATGGCAAGGGCTAGTGGCATACACTTGATAGTGGCAACCCAGCGCCCAAGTGTCGATGTCGTGACTGGCCTTATAAAGGCAAATTTACCAAGCAGGATAAGCTATAGGGTAGGGCAGAGAATCGATAGCAAGGTCATCCTTGATCAAATGGGGGCTGAGAGCTTGCTTGGGCGCGGAGATATGCTGTTTACGCCTCCTGGAAGTCCTGGTGTGATAAGACTTCACGCACCATTTGCTAGCGAAAAAGAGATAGAAACGGTTGTAAATTTCTTAAAAGAGCAACAAGATGTAGTTTATGATGAGAAATTTTTAATAGAAGAAGGCACAAGCGGAAGTGTGGCCGCTGGTACTCTAGGAGAAGATGAGCTTGACGAGCTTTACGAAGAGGCCAAAGAGATCATTTTAAGTGAGCAAAAAACGTCGATAAGTTATCTGCAAAGACGTTTAAAAATAGGTTACAACAAAGCTGCAAACATAATAGAGCAAATGGAAAAAATGGGTGTTTTAAGTCCAGTGAATGCAAAAGGCCAAAGAGAAATTTTATAG